A window of Treponema primitia ZAS-1 genomic DNA:
GGCTGGATTGATCCGGTAACCCAGAAACCCATCAAAGCGGACGATCAGGGAAAGCCCCTGGGGAGACGGGAAGAGGAAATTCCCCTGCCGGGACGCATTGTAGCTCTGGCGGATGTCTATGACGCCCTCTGTTCCCGCCGGGTATATAAGGACCCATGGACGGAGGATCAGGTTTTATCAGAAATACGAAACGTCAGGGGCGTTAAATTTGACCCGGAATTGACGGATGTATTTTTTGAGGTCCTGCCCAACATAAAACAGATACAAAACCTCTACCCCGAACAAGCGTAGCGGGTAAGTTTAACCAGTACACGGTCCAGGCCATCGGCGAAGGTTTTGAGTTCTTTTTTCCCATAGGTCGCTATGCGCTCCATCCCAAGACCGCTCTGGGCCAATTCTACCATAAAGTCCCGCAGGGAAAGCCGTTCCCGGATATTTTCCCGGGTATAGACCTGTCCCCGATCATCGATCACCAGGATGGACGCCTCTACCAAACGCAATGCCAGGGGTATATCCCGGGTAATCGCCAGATCCCCCGGCTCAGCTAATTCGACGATCCGGTCATCTGCGGCGCCCTCCCCCGCCGGACAGAGTTCCATAAGGGTAAATTCTCCATCAGGCCCGCCAATGCCCGGGATTGGATGATTGGCCGCGAAGATCGATTTGATCCGGCGCCGGATTGCCGTTTTACGTATCAGCTCCCGGGCAGGCCGGGGGCAGGAATCGGCGTCAACCAGGATTTTCAAACAGGGAGGCTCCCCAAAAGCTCCGTACCGGTACCGGCGATGTAGATGGTATAGTTCCCGGAAAAAACGAGCTGCGAACCAAAGGCGATAAAGGCGCTCTCCCCTTGTTTCAGCCGCAGTTTTTCTGTGGGAATGATAAGCTCCCCTTCAAGCACAATCAGGATTACGGGACCGCTTAGGGGGAAAGGGGCCTCCCCTCCGCAGCCGGACATACGGTAAAGGGAAAATTCCCGGCAGGGCGAGGGGTAGCGGTATAGGCCGGGCGAATTTCCAACGCCCGGTGAATGAATGATTTCCGGATTAAAGGGGGCAAAGCGCAGTATCCCTGTTAATTCCTTCAGATCAACATGCTTAGGGGTTAAACCGCCCCGGAGGACATTATCAGAATTAGCCATGAGTTCTATCCCGAAGCCCTGTACATAGGCGTGGAGTATTCCTGCGGGAATGTTCATCGCCTCTCCGGGCTTCAGATTAATAAGGTTAAGATAGAGGGGGGCAATAAGCGCCGGGTCTCCGGGGTAGAGCTCTGCAAACCAGGCTGCGTACTTCCATTCTTCGGCATATTCACCCACAGGATCCTGCCCGTATCTGCGGGCATATTCACCCAGGGCCTGCCGGGTTTCTGCGGGCAGGGAAAATAGGGCGGCAAGGAAACCCCGCAGGGCGGCTTCACGCGCCGGAGCTTCCAGGGCGGAAATGAGGGGCGCTACTTGCAACGAAGTTTCCCGCGCTACGTGCAAGGTCTTTAGGCGCTTGATAATTTCCCCAGGCTCCCGGAACCCAGCCATGGCGGTAAAGGGGGTGAGGGCGCAGATAATCTCCGGCTTGTGGTTTGGGTCCTTGTAGTTCCGGTTGGGCGCTTTTGGCGGAATACCCAGGGAATTTTCCCGTTCCCACCCGGCCTTTGCCTGGGCCAGGTTCGGATGGGCCTGGATAGAAAGGGGCCGGGCCGCAGCAAGGAGCTTGTACAGGAAGGGCAGCGCCCCGAATTCCCCTGCAATGCCTTCCCCCAGGTAACGTGCCGGGTCCAGCCCGATAAGCTCCGGAAGCAGCCGGGGGGCGGGCGAAACGGAACCGGTAGGAAGGGCCAGTTCCGAAGGACCTTCAGGGTGGACCCCCATCCATAGTTCCGCCCAGGGTTCTCCCGTATCATTGGGGAGGCCTAGCTGTTGGGGTATCCATTCCGGGGAACCCCAATCGTACTGTTTAATTGGATTTTTCAGCTTAAAAACGGAAGCCATAGATGTATCCTAGCTCAACTGGGAATAATGGTCAGGGCCCGGTCAAGGCGGCTTATCAATTCCTGGGTGAGTTGCTCCGCCTCAAGGGAATCCCGAACCCGGGGGTTGCGATCCGACAGTTTCTGCAAATCGTCGCAGAGCAAAAAACCCGCAATAATAGATAGTTTAAGAGGATCCTCCATACCGGTTATTTTTTTGGTATTTTCAATAACCTGCCGGTAACGGTTCAGCAGGGTTCCAAGGTAGACAGGATCCTCATCGGCGGTGATGGAGAAAGAAGTTCCCAAAATATCGATGCGAAGATCGCTTTTCGACACCGGCGCTCCTTTAAAAAATATCTAACTCACCGGACCCGGTTTCACCGGTATCCAAGGACGGATCCTCGGGA
This region includes:
- a CDS encoding YaiI/YqxD family protein — its product is MKILVDADSCPRPARELIRKTAIRRRIKSIFAANHPIPGIGGPDGEFTLMELCPAGEGAADDRIVELAEPGDLAITRDIPLALRLVEASILVIDDRGQVYTRENIRERLSLRDFMVELAQSGLGMERIATYGKKELKTFADGLDRVLVKLTRYACSG
- the manA gene encoding mannose-6-phosphate isomerase, class I, whose amino-acid sequence is MASVFKLKNPIKQYDWGSPEWIPQQLGLPNDTGEPWAELWMGVHPEGPSELALPTGSVSPAPRLLPELIGLDPARYLGEGIAGEFGALPFLYKLLAAARPLSIQAHPNLAQAKAGWERENSLGIPPKAPNRNYKDPNHKPEIICALTPFTAMAGFREPGEIIKRLKTLHVARETSLQVAPLISALEAPAREAALRGFLAALFSLPAETRQALGEYARRYGQDPVGEYAEEWKYAAWFAELYPGDPALIAPLYLNLINLKPGEAMNIPAGILHAYVQGFGIELMANSDNVLRGGLTPKHVDLKELTGILRFAPFNPEIIHSPGVGNSPGLYRYPSPCREFSLYRMSGCGGEAPFPLSGPVILIVLEGELIIPTEKLRLKQGESAFIAFGSQLVFSGNYTIYIAGTGTELLGSLPV
- the zapA gene encoding cell division protein ZapA; this encodes MSKSDLRIDILGTSFSITADEDPVYLGTLLNRYRQVIENTKKITGMEDPLKLSIIAGFLLCDDLQKLSDRNPRVRDSLEAEQLTQELISRLDRALTIIPS